The genomic interval AAGCTTCAAGCTCAGATATGGCTTTCCACCAAAGATCGATCAGTTTGTCTTCTAGGCCTCACGCCAGTGAGACCGAAGTCGAGCTAGAGCTTCAGAGCCTAGAAGCAAGCATCCCTTCCTCTAATTCCATCAGCACAATGCGCGATGGTCTCAGGAGACTTGCAAACATCTACGATGTTCTTGAAGAGATTATTTGCCTACCAAGCAACCAAGTTTGCTCCTCCCAGCAGAGGAACATATTGGATGGAGAAATGGAAGGTTCTCTCGAGCTGCTAGATCTCTGCAGCGCCATGCAAGAGATCTTGGTCGAGATGAAGACCATCATCCAAGAGCTGCAAGTGGCCCTAAGGAAAGGGGATGATGCAGCTACTCAAGCCAAGATCCAATCTTACACCTGCTtggtgaagaaggccaagaatcTTCTCAAGAAGAACACGAAGAAGAGTCCTGCACACTGCAAGATGGTCATGCTACTGGCTAAGGCCAGGGAGGTCTCTGCCTCTCTCCTGGAGTGCACACTCCATCTGTTGTCGAAGCAAATCGAAATGCCCAAACAATCTCTTGTTTACAAGGCATTTCACAAAAAGAAGGCGGTCTTTTGCAAGGAGGAGCAATTGTCGGAGTTAGAGTGCAGTATCGGCGATCTCGAGAGTGGAGCAGGGCATCTGTTCAGGAAATTAGTCCAGAGCAGAGTTTCTCTACTCAACATCCTTAGCTCATAGATACTCCCAAGTCACTCTTGAGTCTTGACGTCCTCCGATTGGCATCCGGCTTTTAAGGAATAGCTGATCTTCATACAATTTTCGCACAAGTATACACTATACTGTACAAATGTACATGGTACCATAGAAAGAGAAAGAAAAGTTTTGATCCATTTGACCATTTCTTCCTTGTAGATGTGTTTGTGATCCTAGTAGTCTATTTTGAAGCCCATGGTTAGTCAAATGGCCTCCACTTGTACTTAGCAAATCAATCAATTTTCTTGTCCTCCGCCACCCATGGCTGTGCAGTCTGGCATAATTAGCGCACTCAAACTTTAAACATCGTCGACATCTATATCATTTATGCATTG from Triticum urartu cultivar G1812 unplaced genomic scaffold, Tu2.1 TuUngrouped_contig_6856, whole genome shotgun sequence carries:
- the LOC125531174 gene encoding uncharacterized protein LOC125531174; the encoded protein is MAFHQRSISLSSRPHASETEVELELQSLEASIPSSNSISTMRDGLRRLANIYDVLEEIICLPSNQVCSSQQRNILDGEMEGSLELLDLCSAMQEILVEMKTIIQELQVALRKGDDAATQAKIQSYTCLVKKAKNLLKKNTKKSPAHCKMVMLLAKAREVSASLLECTLHLLSKQIEMPKQSLVYKAFHKKKAVFCKEEQLSELECSIGDLESGAGHLFRKLVQSRVSLLNILSS